GCAGGCAAGGCATCAGTCTGAATCCGCGCAGACGAGGGACATGGGCTACGGCGAGGACAGCTCGCCAACCACGCGACGGCGGAGCAGCCTCCACGTTTTGAGGCCGGCGTGGGTCTCGGCCCCCCGACCACACGCCGGCCTCGGCCTGAGGGGGATGCCACGAACGTCATCCTTGTCGGCGTGATGCTCGCGCCCAGGTAGCAAGGGCAACCTCACTCGCCAAGCAGCATGGACGGTGTTTGTTCCTGCTCTCCACCGATCAGTCCGGTCCTGGGAGTGTTCAGACCGGGGGTGATCATGACCAGCGGGCCGATGGGCGATGATGAGGGTCTGTTGACCGAGAAGGAGGCCGCGGCAATCTTGCAGCTGTCCCTGCCGGCGGTGCGGAAGCTTCGGTTGGCCGGATCAGGACCGCCGTATGTGATGATCGGTCGGCAGACCCGATACCGGCAGGCCGTCGTGCAAGGCTGGCTTGCCGGAGAGGGCCAGCGCAGCTCCGCGGCAGACAACCGCTAGCAGCTCTGGCCCAGCTCTTGGCGGTAGTTCAGGGAACGGCGTCACGGGTCAGACGGCTGGGGCAGTGCCCAGGTGGGGTGAGGCGATGGCAGAACGATCGAACCCGACCCCTGTGCGAGCACAGGAGGATGCTCCCGAGGTTGACGCGAGCCTGTCGGCCCATCCGGCAAGGCGCCGGCCGCGGCGTCTGCGCTGGCGGGCCAGGCCACGGCGACCTCCATGGTGGGAGGTACCGCCCCAGGGCTATCTGGAGGTGGAATCGCGACACAGCCCCACCAGTCCCCGAGCGCTACGCACCCTGGCCAGAGCGGCGGTCAAGGCGGGCCTGTGCTGGGATCCTGGCAACCCACTGCCCGTGCAGCGCTTTGTCGAAGCGCAAGAGCGAGCGCGCCTGGTGTTTCAGGCCCGACGGGAGCTGCCGAGAGTCACGGCGGTGGCCAGCCAGGTGATGCTGGTCGATAGCCGCTTGGCTAAGGCCGAGGAGGCACTGCGGCAGGCGGTCGGCCACCGTTCGGCCGCGACGGCCATCCCCGGTAGTCATGCCATCCA
The sequence above is drawn from the Actinomycetota bacterium genome and encodes:
- a CDS encoding helix-turn-helix domain-containing protein — its product is MTSGPMGDDEGLLTEKEAAAILQLSLPAVRKLRLAGSGPPYVMIGRQTRYRQAVVQGWLAGEGQRSSAADNR